Within Raineyella sp. W15-4, the genomic segment CGAGCATCTCGCCGGCCAGGGCAAGGGTCAGCTCCACCACATCGGCGGGGCCGCCGCCGGCCAATACCTCCACCGCCTCCCGGACCTCGAGAGCGTTGCCGGCGGTCAGCCCCAGCGGGGTGGACATCCCCGACAGCAGCGCGACGGTCCGTACGCCGGCGCCGGTCCCGATCCGCACCATGGTACGGGCCAGGTCACAGGCCTCGGCCAGATCCTTCATGAAGGCGCCGGAGCCGACCTTGACGTCCAGCACCAGCGCCCCGGTGCCCTCCGCGATCTTCTTGGACATGATCGAGGAGGCGATCAGCGGGATCGACTCGACGGTGCCGGTGACATCGCGCAGGGCGTAGAGCTTCCGGTCCGCCGGCGCCAGCTCGGGCCCCGCCGCCACGATCGCACCGCCCACCTCACGGAGCTGGCGGCGTACCTGAGCGGAGGTGAGATCGCCCCGCCAGCCGGGGATCGCCTCCAGCTTGTCCAGGGTGCCGCCGGTGTGGCCGAGTCCGCGGCCCGAGAGCTGAGGCACCGCCACCCCGCAGGCAGCCACCAACGGCGTCAGCACCAGGGTGACCTTGTCCCCGACGCCGCCGGTGGAGTGCTTGTCGACGGTCGGCCGGCCGAGGTCGGAGTAGTCGAGGCGTACGCCGCCGTCGATCATTGCCTGCGTCCACGGATCGAGCTCCTCGGCCGACATCCCCCGGAAGAACACCGCCATCGCGAGCGCGGACATCTGCTCCTCGGCGATGAACCCCGCGGTGTAGGCCTCGATGATCCACCGCGCCTCGTCGGGTGACCAGCCGCCACCGTCCCGTTTGCGCCGGATCAGGTCGACGACGGCGAAGCGCTGCGGGTCGAAGGGTCGGCTCATGGGGCCGATTATGCCGTGGCGCCAGGGCGAGTGGGCTGGCGCTGGTGAGTAGGCATGAATCTTGTGAGTAGGCATGAATGGTGTCATCGTCGAGGTCCAGGCGTACGCCTCGTGGTTGGCGACCACCGGTAGGTCAGGACGGCCTGTTCAACAGGTAGCTTTCGCCCGTACGTTTGTGCCGGTACTCAGACACGAATGTACGGGCGAAGCCCGCAGGCGACGTACGGGGTGATGTGGTGGGGTCCGCGTACCGGTCGCCGCAGCCCGCACCTCGGCTGCGAAACCGGCCGTTCCCGCGATCGCGATAGGGTGAGGCAATGCGAATTGCGCGCTACTCGGCTGCCGGTCAGGACCCTGCGTTCGGGGTGGTCGAACTGGCCGAGGACGGCGGTGCACATCCCGACAGCGTCAGCACGCTCACCGGTGATCCGCTGGCCGGCCCCGTCCAGTACACCGGTGCCCGGCACCGACTGGCCGACGTACGGTTGCTGGCACCGGTCATCCCCCGCTCGAAGATCATCGGTGTCGGCCGCAACTACGCGGCGCACGCGGCCGAGCTGGGCAACGAAGTGCCCACCACCCCGCTGTGCTTCCTCAAGCCCAACACCGCTGTGATCGGTCCCGACGAGATCGTCGTCCCCCCGACGGCGTCGTCCTACATCAGCTATGAGGGTGAACTCGCCGTCGTGATCGGCCGGATCTGCAAGGACGTGCCGGTCGACCGGGCCGAGGAGGTCATCTTCGGCTACACCGTCGGCAACGACGTCACCCTGCGCGACCTGCAGGAGCCGGACAAGCAGTGGTCGCGCGCCAAGGGGTTCGACACCTCCTGCCCGCTCGGACCGTGGATCGCGACCCACCTCACCCTCGCCGAGGCCTCCGACCTGACGATCACCACGGTGGTGGCCGGTGAGCAGCGTCAGCACGGCTCGACCGCCCTGATGATCCGGCCGATCGCCGAGCTGGTCGCCTACATCACCAGCTTCACCACGCTGTTGCCGGGTGACGTCATCCTCACCGGCACCCCGGCAGGCGTCGGCCGGCTCGAACCGGGCCAGGAGGTCTCGGTCACCATCGACGGCATCGGCACCCTGACCAACACCCTCGTCCCCACCCCCGTGGCGGACACCACCGACACCACCACCTCGACCAGCGGAGACAACGCCAAGTGAGTGACACCAGCACCGACCAGCACGGCAGGACCGATGTGGACGTCCTGGGAGACATCGCCCCGGAGGACGTCCGGGTGCGTTTCCCACCGTCGCCCACCGGCAACCTGCACGTCGGCAACGTCCGGTCCGCGCTCTTCAACTACGCGTTCGCACGCCACTACGGCGGCACCCTGGTGCTGCGGATCGAGGACACCGATCTGGCCCGGTCGACCCAGGAGTACTACGACAACGTCCTCGACTCGCTGAACTGGCTCGGCATCACCTGGGACGAGGGCCCGGACATCGGCGGCCCGTACGCCCCCTACCGACAGTCCGAGCGCACCGGGATCTACCGGGACGTGATCGCCAAGCTGGTGGAGTCCGGTGCCGCCTACCCGTGCTACTGCACCCGGGAGGAACTGGAGGAGCGGGAGAAGCTGCGCGGCGGCGACACCATCGGGTACGACGGCCACTGCCGTGACCTCACCGCCGACCAGGTCGCGGCGTACGAGGCGGAGGGGCGTACGCACGTGCTGCGGATGCGGATGCCCGAGGGCGAGGTCGCCTTCGACGACCTGGTGCGCGGTCACGTGGCGTTCGACACCCGCAACGTGCCGGACTACGCCATCGTCCGCTCCAACGGCGAACCGCTCTACACCCTGGTCAATCCGGTCGACGACGCGCTGATGCGGATCACCCACGTGCTGCGCGGTGAGGACCTGCTCTCCTCGACCCCCCGGCAGATCGTGCTCTACCGGGCGCTCGCCCGGATCGGTGTCGGGTCGGGGATCACGCCCCGGTTCGGGCACCTGCCGATCGTGATGGGGGAGGGCAACAAGAGGCTTTCCAAGCGCGACAAGGGATCGGGCCTGGAGGAGTACCGCGAGCGCGGGTTCCTCCCCGAGGGCCTGATGAACTACCTCGCCCTGCTCGGCTGGTCGATCAGCGACGACCGGGACGTGTTCAGCATGGCGGAGATGGCCGAGGCGTTCGACATCCGCCGGGTCAACGCGAACGCGGCGCGCTTCGACCACAAGAAGTGCGAGGCGATCAACGCCGCCCACATCCGGCTGCTCAGTGCCGAGGACCTGGCGACGCAGATCACCCCCTTCCTCCAGGCGGCGCACTTCGTGGCGACCCCGCCGACCGCGGACGAGCGGCAGCTGCTGATCGGCGCCGCCCCGCTCATCCAGGAGCGACTCACCTGCCTGTCGGAGGCGGTCGACAAGCTGTCCTTCCTCTTCACCCCGGACCAGGAGCTGGAAATCGAACCGGGGGCGGCCCTGAAGGCCGAGGAGGGGCCGGTGCTGCGGACCTCCCGCACGGCGCTCGCCGACGTCGCCTGGGACCATGCCTCGATCGAGGCCGCCCTGCGGGCCGCCCTGGTCGACGGACTGGGGCTCAAGCCGCGCAAGGCATTCGGCCCGGTACGGACCGCCGTGACCGGCAGCAAGGTGTCCCCGCCACTGTTCGAGTCGATGGAGCTGCTCGGCCGCGGGTCGAGCCTGGCGCGGATCGACCGGGCGCTGGCGACCGTCCCGAGGGGCTGAGGTGGCGCGCACTCCGGCGCCGGCAGGCCGCGGACGCTTCGAGACGTTCATCGGGGGGTACCAGGACCCGCCGCCCGGGGTGGCGTACCCGAGGGTGCTGCACCGGCCGGGGACGGAGGGCTGGCGAACCGTCTTCGGCGTGGTCGCCGGGTTCGTGTTCTACCTCAGCGTGATGTCGGTGCTGCCCAGCATGGTGATCGCGCTCGCCTGGCTGGTGGCCGGGCGAGGACAGTCCTACCCGGAGTTCGCCGACAACGCCGCCGCCTACCTGAACCCGGCCGGAATGTTGGCGATGAACCTCGCCATCGGCAGCCTGATCCCGGTGTCCTGGCTGATGGTGGCGAGCATCCACCGGACCGCGCCGCGGTGGCTCGCCTCCGTCGGCCCGCGGATCCGCTGGCGCTACCTGGCGGTCTGCGCGATCCTCGCCGTGGTGGTGCTCAACGCGATGCAGGTGGTCACCTGGCTGCTCGCCGGCACCGCGGTGCACCTGGCGCCGCAGCAGGGCTTCTGGGGATTCCTTGCGGTGATCCTGGCCACTACCTGGGTGCAGGCGACGGGGGAGGAGTACTTCTTCCGCGGCTACCTGATGCAGGCCCTCGGCTCGCTCACCGCCACCCCCTGGTTCGGGGTGATCACCTCCGCCCTGGTGTTCGCCGCGATGCACGGCTCGCAGAACGTGCCGCTGTTCCTCAACCGGCTGGCGTTCGGCCTGGTCGCCGCGCTGCTCGTCTGGCTCACCGGAGGTCTGGAGGCCGGCATCGCCGGTCACGTCGTCAACAATGTCTTCGCGTACCTGTGGGCCGGCCTGACGGTCGGGATCGCCGCCTCGCGCAACATCACCGAGACCACCTGGCTGGGGTCCCTGGTCGGGGTGGGCGGCTACGCCGTCTACGCGCTCGCGGCCTGGGGGGTCGCGCGGGTGATGCGGGTCGGGACCACCACGGCTCTCGAAGTCGCTCCCGCCGGGCGGTCCGGACGGGGCCCTCGGCCTGTCTGAGACGCCCCGCGGTCTGCCTGAGATGACCGCCGCGGTGCCCTGGCCGACCCCCACGGAGCCCGCGGGGAACCAGCACAGTGCCCGGAGCGACCGCCGGGATTGAGGCGTTCCGGGCCGGGATCGGGGGCGGTCTCTCGGCTCCACGGATCCGGCCCGTGGATTTGTGTTGCGCCGGAGCGGTGCGCTAGAGTTACACGTCGTTGCCCCCCGGGGCAGCAAACTCTTGGGGTATGGTGTAATTGGCAGCACGAGTGATTCTGGTTCACTTAGTCAAGGTTCGAGTCCTTGTACCCCAGCCACGGAGGCTGTCGGATATGCATGATTTCCGGTAGTTTCTCCGAGATTTCCGCAGAACCGGAAATCAGCTGGGGCCCCGTTGTGTAGCGGCCTAGCACGCCGCCCTCTCAAGGCGGTAGCGCGGGTTCGAATCCCGTCGGGGCTACTGGGAAAGAAATCCTCTCCGTCAATGACGGAGGGGATTTCTTCGGTCTGCGGCCGGTGTTTCTCGCCCGGCCGGTCTCGGCCTTTCTGTCCGGCCTCTGACCATCTCCGACCTGGGCGGCCGCCGCCGGGTACGGAGCCCGACCCTCGCCCGGTCGAGTTGAGCGGCCCGTGGCCGACCTGCTAAGCTTCCGCAGGTTCCCGGTCGCCGGGGACAGCTGGGGCCCCGTTGTGTAGCGGCCTAGCACGCCGCCCTCTCAAGGCGGTAGCGCGGGTTCGAATCCCGTCGGGGCTACGGAGTCGAACGCCCGGTCGTCGTGATGACGACCGGGCGTTCCGTCTGCCGTGGGCGTCCGTCGTGGGAGTCTGCGGTGGACGGTGGACGGTGGACGGTGGACGGTGGCTGTGGGGGACGCCATCGCGGCCGCCCCGGCCGGAGCGCTCCGATCGACCGGGGCACCCCGGATCCGGGACCCCGTGTCCCGGACTCCGACCCCGACGTTTCAGATCCTGACCCCGACGTTCCAGACCCTGACAAGGCCGTTCCGGATCATTGGCACCAAGGGTCCGCTCAGGTGGAGACTGACAGCATGCGCGAAACCGAAGGCCGCCGCCGTGCCCGCTCGCTGGGGCGCCCGGGCAGATCGGCGGATGTCACCCTGACGATGATCCCCACCGTCCGGGAGGGTCACCAGCCGACGCGGAGCCCGATGGCCGGGCTCGCGCTCGCCGCCCTGGGGGTCGTGTTCGGTGACATCGGCACCAGCCCGCTGTACTCGATGCAGACAGTCTTCGCGACCCACCACAACGATGTGCGGCCGGTCCCCGAGGATGTCTTCGGCGTCATCTCGATGGTGCTGTGGACCATCACCATCGTCGTGTCGTTCAAGTACATCTCACTCGTCATGCGGGCCGACAACGAGGGGGAGGGCGGCATCCTGTCGCTCACCGCGCTGCTGCGTGACAACGTCACCGCCCGGCGCCGGGTCGCCATCGTCACCGGCCTCGGGATGACCGGAGCGGCCCTGTTCTTCGGCGACTCGGTGATCACCCCGGCGATCTCGGTGATGTCGGCGGTGGAGGGCCTCACCGTGGTCAACCCCGGCCTGGAGCACTGGGTGGCGCCCGCCTCGGTGGTCATCCTCTCCGTGCTGTTCCTGGTCCAGAAGCTGGGGACCGCCGCGGTCGGCCGGTTCTTCGGCCCGATCATGGCGCTGTGGTTCCTCACCGTGGGCCTGCTCGGAGTCCCGCACATCGTGCGCCA encodes:
- a CDS encoding thymidine phosphorylase, coding for MSRPFDPQRFAVVDLIRRKRDGGGWSPDEARWIIEAYTAGFIAEEQMSALAMAVFFRGMSAEELDPWTQAMIDGGVRLDYSDLGRPTVDKHSTGGVGDKVTLVLTPLVAACGVAVPQLSGRGLGHTGGTLDKLEAIPGWRGDLTSAQVRRQLREVGGAIVAAGPELAPADRKLYALRDVTGTVESIPLIASSIMSKKIAEGTGALVLDVKVGSGAFMKDLAEACDLARTMVRIGTGAGVRTVALLSGMSTPLGLTAGNALEVREAVEVLAGGGPADVVELTLALAGEMLAAVGVDADPAEVLASGRAMDRWRRIIRAQGGDPGAPLPTALETEVVSASADGVLEQLDAMAVGLAAWHLGAGRVRKEDDVQAAAGVELHAKPGDLVRAGQPLLTLHTDTPERFAAAQQALADGIGIAPSGTTVTPSPLVLGRVA
- the gltX gene encoding glutamate--tRNA ligase, producing MGDIAPEDVRVRFPPSPTGNLHVGNVRSALFNYAFARHYGGTLVLRIEDTDLARSTQEYYDNVLDSLNWLGITWDEGPDIGGPYAPYRQSERTGIYRDVIAKLVESGAAYPCYCTREELEEREKLRGGDTIGYDGHCRDLTADQVAAYEAEGRTHVLRMRMPEGEVAFDDLVRGHVAFDTRNVPDYAIVRSNGEPLYTLVNPVDDALMRITHVLRGEDLLSSTPRQIVLYRALARIGVGSGITPRFGHLPIVMGEGNKRLSKRDKGSGLEEYRERGFLPEGLMNYLALLGWSISDDRDVFSMAEMAEAFDIRRVNANAARFDHKKCEAINAAHIRLLSAEDLATQITPFLQAAHFVATPPTADERQLLIGAAPLIQERLTCLSEAVDKLSFLFTPDQELEIEPGAALKAEEGPVLRTSRTALADVAWDHASIEAALRAALVDGLGLKPRKAFGPVRTAVTGSKVSPPLFESMELLGRGSSLARIDRALATVPRG
- a CDS encoding fumarylacetoacetate hydrolase family protein; protein product: MRIARYSAAGQDPAFGVVELAEDGGAHPDSVSTLTGDPLAGPVQYTGARHRLADVRLLAPVIPRSKIIGVGRNYAAHAAELGNEVPTTPLCFLKPNTAVIGPDEIVVPPTASSYISYEGELAVVIGRICKDVPVDRAEEVIFGYTVGNDVTLRDLQEPDKQWSRAKGFDTSCPLGPWIATHLTLAEASDLTITTVVAGEQRQHGSTALMIRPIAELVAYITSFTTLLPGDVILTGTPAGVGRLEPGQEVSVTIDGIGTLTNTLVPTPVADTTDTTTSTSGDNAK
- a CDS encoding type II CAAX endopeptidase family protein: MARTPAPAGRGRFETFIGGYQDPPPGVAYPRVLHRPGTEGWRTVFGVVAGFVFYLSVMSVLPSMVIALAWLVAGRGQSYPEFADNAAAYLNPAGMLAMNLAIGSLIPVSWLMVASIHRTAPRWLASVGPRIRWRYLAVCAILAVVVLNAMQVVTWLLAGTAVHLAPQQGFWGFLAVILATTWVQATGEEYFFRGYLMQALGSLTATPWFGVITSALVFAAMHGSQNVPLFLNRLAFGLVAALLVWLTGGLEAGIAGHVVNNVFAYLWAGLTVGIAASRNITETTWLGSLVGVGGYAVYALAAWGVARVMRVGTTTALEVAPAGRSGRGPRPV